The DNA segment CGGTACAGTACTGTGTCCTTTGGCTCTGCCCATTTCTGAGCCTTTTGATGCCTACAGTGGTCTCACTGCACCAGGAGAGCTGCATTTGAGGCCTTCTGAGTGTCAGCAGATGCCGAGCGAGGTCAGAGAGAGTGCCTGTTAGTGGCAGAAGGAGGCAAGCCCGTGCtctgggttgaactgtgtccccgcAAAATGATATATCGAGGTCCTAACCCCCAGCACGCAAGACTatgacttatttggaaataggctCTTTGTAGGTGTCCTTCAAGAAGACTGCCACGcgaagacagagagacacagagggatgCTGCGGGACGATAAAGACAGACATTATAGTTACGTACCAAGGAAgcccaaagattgccagcaaaccaccaccaggagctggaaagaggcaaggaagggttcGCCCTTAAGGTTGCAGAGGAAGTGTGGTCTTATTCACTCCTTGAACTTGgatttctagcttccagaactgcgAGGCAATAAACTTCCATCATCTTTTGGTGCCTCTCTGAGGCAGTGTCACAGAAGCCCGATGAAATGAATACACCTCGTGCCAGCCACCGGGTCGCCTGGGGACTGGGATTCTGAGACAGCAGGGTTGGCTGGGCATGGCATCTGTGCCACTGGTGGGAACTGCCATGTCAGGACCCAAGATGGCTGACGGGGACTGATGGTGAGAAGCTGGGCTAGGGCTTCAGGAAGAGTCTGACCCAGGTGCACATGGTCACCTCAAGGTAAGGATGAGATGGGCCTCTCCCTAGCTCGTCTGAATGTCAACATAACCTGCAACCCCCCTCACCATAGAAACCTTCAGCATGCTGAGAAGCATCCTCTTTATTCCCACACAATAAAAGGCCTTTATCATTAATGACATGCTATTGCCAAACAGGGTGCAGGTGGCAGTCGAAAGGATTCTTAGGTTTTGAAAGGTCCATAGTGCCTGTTGGGTGTGGGTCAGGGCCTGGTTCTCATGTAAGAATGGTGAGCTTTTGAGTCCCCCTTGAAGTTCACCTCTCCTTGAGAGGCTGTCTGCATCAGCCTTCTGCATACTTTGCTGAGGACAGAGGCTCTAGATAAATCTTCCCGTTGCAGGACATATTTGATCTCTGGGCACAGCCACACGTCACTGGAGGCCTGGGGTCCTCTGTCAGGGGTCTTCCATGGGCAGGACAGCCACCACCTAGAAGAGAAACCACCCCCACCAGTTGCAGGCAGATGGCCCAGCTAAGCAGGGAGGCTCTGCAAACATTTCATCCCCCTTTTAAAAGGAGTAGGAAGGCAAGAGGGACTCCCCCCCCTTACCTGGGATAGAAAACTCCGGATATTTTGGCAGTAGCCCTTGGTGTTGCAAAACCTTtggagaaggagcagaaggaggcTGTGTGGACCTGACTCCGTATATTCTGAAGAACAGAAGTCATAGACTTATtcggtttttttttaataataaaaagaaaaaataccatctCTGCACATCCTGCGTGAGCACAGCGTGTTTCTTCCTAATCCTTACGATTTATCCTAAAATGAAAGGATTATcgtatctccattttgcagaagggaaaactgaggccaaagagCTGCCCTATGCGGTGCCACACCATGTCCCTCCCTCAGTGCCCTTGGGCCGTAGGTTGCTGCCAGGACACGTGGCCCTGTTGGTTTTTCCTCCCGGTCTCTGCCCTGCAAACCAGCCAGGACCGCAAGCAGGGCTTCTGGAAaatggtgggtggggtggggagtggaggggagcgGCCCACCTTGAAGGCCCCCGTTACAAACGAGGCCCCTTCTGTAAAACAAATCAAAGGCCCCCTAGAGCTGGGATGGGGCATCCGGGAACGCCCCAGCCCGACAACTGCTCTCGCCCTGGTTCCTGTCACCCGCAGCCACGCCCCAAGCCAGACTTACTCCTCATATGGCTTCAGGTGTGCCTTCCTGGCCTGCTCCACGAGGTCCAGGAAGTCTCTGTAGCAGTTTCTGGCCATCACAGTGTACCTCGTGGCACAGCCTAATTCCGTGACCCTGGCTCTCGGGAGGTAGCCAGCCCGGCCGGGGATTGGAGGCTCCTGGAGAGGTTTCTTTACGTGTTTGCATTCTGGAAAGACACCGTGCTTTCTGAAGGCTTTGAGAAGCCACACAGTGAGCTGGCACCCCAACAGCTACGCTGGCGAACCCCGAGAGGCCCCCAGACGTGCTAAGGGCACCGAGTTGGTCGACACCGAGTAGCAGGCACCTTGGTAGGGGCTTTGCAAATACCCTCCCATTTCATTCTCTCACGAACTGTAAGAACTTGACACTGTAATTACCTACACCTTACAGAGGAAGAACCGAGACCTTAAAGAAGTTAAGAGCGTCTTGGCCAAGGTCACGCGGCAAGGGAGTGGTAGGGCCAGGCTTCAAGCCTGCGTCTGTCTGATTCTCTAGTTCTCCCCCTTCACTGGATCCTGCTCCTCTCCCAGATTAATCAAGAAGCTTCCCACGTTGCGCTCTGACCGTGCACATAAAGGAATCAGGAGAAGCAACCAGGTCAGAAGGAAGCATATCAGGCTGAGCACCAGGAAACTGCCTTCAGGTCGCGAGTGACTCTGGCGCTGACCCTGAGCGACTTCACATCTGTGAGATGAAAGGTAACTGCCCGCCTGCCTCTTCTAGCTGCTGTCAGAATAGAATTAGGCCACCGAGTCCCAGAACCTCAGAGCGGGAGCGCACCGTAGGGAGCCTCTAGTCCATCCTTCCCCGCACTGGATGAAGGAGCTGTAGTCCAGAGAGGGGAAGCAATGTGCCCTACGTCACTCAGCAGTCACAGAACTGGGCTAAATCCTAAACTCTGAAGGCAGATGTTACAGCTTGGAAAACTTTAAAGCACAACACGCATGTGAGTCTGCAACCCCAAGCAATTAGAGTAATGATAATAAAGGCAGTTCTGGAGTTCGTTACTTTTCCTACAGGCCTTTAGACCTTAAAAATGGTCTAAGGCAAATCATGGCTGTGATTAGCATTACATGTAATCACGTCGTCAGTTGTTTCTGTCATCGCTTTTGTGGTTGTTGTTCAGGGCCAACCCCTTCCCACCCACCTAGCACCTGGAAGAGCCGGGTTCGAGCCGAGGTCTGACCTCAGACAAGGGTCACCACCACCTCTGCAGACTCACTTTCCCCGTCTCTAAAGCGGGAATCATAGTCTCGCCGTCACAGCACTGACGTCGCGGTTCATGAAATAACGGCGCCCAGCACAGACAAAGCAGCTAACACGTGTACGTACGTACTGAGAGGGCAGGTGAGGTCCCAACACTCCTGGTGACTTGCCTAGGGTCTCAGTTCCCAGCACTCTCTTGCCCAACTGGGACCgtgtccctctgccccccccccccccaagaaacatttctttctcatcttATGAGACCAAGCCTTTCCATCCTGCACTACCACCTGGGGATTTGGCACGGGtgctggattctgtgtcccctgggGCCTGCCGGGCCCTGCACTTGTGCccaggggggaagggggcaggttTCCGGGAGCCGGTACCCAAACTCAGGGGGTGATACTGCCGATAATACTGATGCAGCTCCCGCAGGACCGTCTCCTCCGAGCAAACGGGCTTCAGCTTCCGGGCAGTGGCCACTGAGCAGCGAAACTTCTCCAGCTGGTGTTTATATCGCTGTGTGCTTTCCTGGAAGGTTTTCAGGCAGTGGGACATGTTGTCCTTGCTGGTGGATTCCTGGCAGCTAAGGTAGGGCACGAAGCCTGCAAGAGCCGATGCATCAGGGCCTTCAGCGAGGCAATTAGAACCCGCGGAAACTCCCCGGAACCCCAGCCCACCACTTGGCATTTCTTCCTGGGCCAACGACACTGCGTTTTCCCAAAGGCCATTAACACAAGCGGGGCTGTTTGCGCTGCGCCGGGCCCTCCCCaggccacaaaaaaaaaaatgacctcgGAGCTGGGGAGGGACGGCCCGTTTCGACAAAGACGATGACAGTCATATTCTTTGATAGCAAAGCCCCTGATGTCAGTCTGAACAGCAAATGGGGAAAGCATTTAATGGGCCAAAATGATAGTCTGAGGAGtaattgaaattatttcatctttttagagagaaagcttATTTTCCTTGACACGTCCCAAATGCAATTTGGGATCTTTTTTGTCGGACTGTCGAGGGAAATTGCGGGCTTATTAAAAGCTGAGACCTATTACACAAAAAGGTAAATTCATTATCTGTGAGGCCCACCCCCTGGAACAATTTTTTGCCATTTCCCACAAAATAACATGTAATCATTACTATTAGTATGGGTAAAACACAAGTGTTTATTTAAACTAGATGCTGAATCCTAGGGACTATAATATTGTCacaataaaactctttttttgttttgttttgttttgtttttaaagaacggATGAGGGAAAACTGGTTAAGAATTTGGTTTTAAACGGCtagatagataaatacataaatacccCTCACTCGTTCCTGGGGCCCGGACATTTTGCCTTTGTCCCTAAAGAAAACCTGACCACAGAGTTAAAAGCAGAAACCCTGCCTCCTACGCCCTGTGAGAAGCTGCTTCTGGAAGAATCTAATTTCTAAACTGACCTTGAAGTTCTCCACCCACCAGCCAGTGTCCCCAACCCAGGGGCAGTCAAAAGATACCCCAGTGTGGTGGGGGGGAGACCGTAGAAACCGAGGGGCCCTGCCACCAGggcctcccctgccctgcagaGATTTTATGTACttgtatatgtgcacacacacgggGGGACCACAAGCTACGCTCGCTGAGTCTTACTAAGGGCCGGGACGTCTTAAGTAGCCTGTGTGCTGGCTCCTTCCAACCTCACGACAATCTGATGAGAAATCTATCATTATCCTGTGTAGAGGTTTGACTTGTGTCTCCCAAATAGCTGTGCCCAAGTCCTAACCCCTGGGACCTGCAAATGGGACCTTACCTGACAGTTCTTTGCAGCCGTAATGAAAGACTGGGAAATGAGATTATCCTTGGCTGAGGATGTGCCCTAAATCCATCTGTCTCTGCCTTAGTCCACTGTCTATGTCTGGCCAGCTGACTCACCAGGACAGACACTTTAGCTTCTTGGGATACTTGTCGAAAGCACTCCATTATAAGGGAGAGGGGGTTGAGAAAGAGACTCCGAGATGCAGGGCAGCGTGAAGATGGGGGCCGAGATTGGAGCTGTGatgctacaagccaaggaacagcGGGGGGCCACCAGAAACCGGAAGCAAAGAAGGGCCCTCCTCTAGAGCCTCCGGAGAGAACATGATCCAACCAAACCTGGATTTCAGACTgctagcctccagagctgtgagagaataagTATCTGTTGTTTCACACACAGccctaagaggggcgcctgggtggctcagtcggttaagcgtccgactttggcttgggtcatgatctcgtggtccacaagttcgagccccacgtcgggctctgtgctgacagctcagagcctggagcttgcctcaggttctgtgtctctctctctctctctgcccttcccccactcatactctgtcactctcaaaaatagataaggtatttttaaaaaaatttaaaaaaatataaacagagccCTAAGAAACGAATACACCCATTTAATAGACACTTATACTTACCACAGAAAGTACTCTTACAATCACACACACGGTGGCCACGCAGGGACTGAAACTTCAGTTTGTTAGAACTCAAAGCCTGCTCCCTTAACCAGCCAGTGGGATAAGGGGTGAGGCTGGGCACCTTGGAATATTCCCCGTGCATCTCCTCTCCTAAGAACACCTATCTGTGAGAGCGGAGTGCCCATGAGGACCACTGCATCTGTCACAGGGACGTGACTTAGTAAGTCCCCCGTAGCCCAGAAGCCTGAGGAGAAGCACTATTGGGTAGAATGACCAATTATCCCTGTTTGCTAAGGACTTAGGGGTTTCCTGGGAAACAGGACTTTCAGTGCTGAAACCAGGGCCATTCCAGACAAACCGGGGCACTTGACCACTCTCCCTCTGGGGGACACAGGAAGGGATGGGCCCATAAGAACAACCCTCGTGCAACACTTGAGAAAGCTCGACTTGGGAAAAAGGACAGGGCCTCAGCTTATTCATTGTGTCTGTCCCCTTAGCAGTGTGTCTATCCTGGTCCAAATGCACTCAAGGGACATTTGGTGCTTCCCACGTACCAGGCCATGTCCTGGGAGATCTGGCCTAAGTTGTATCTCTCCATTCATCAGAACCCCGTTATCAGCCATCTTGGGCAAAGGATGCTTTCCACAAGGGTCCTAAAGAAGCCAACGTGTCTGTACTGGCCCAATTGGCCAGAAAGACACGGACAGCGGACCAACGCAGGGACAGTGAGCAGGACCACGGTTCTGCCGGGCACATCGGCAGGGCACGTCACCACTTACCACTGTGGCCTGGTGTGACTGGCAGGTGTCTCATGAAGGTCTTGGAGGAGGACTCCATGATTTCACTCTCTGTTAACGAAGGGAAGAGGGAATGAAATGATCTAATCGAATGTCCCTGCCTCAAGAACTCACACGTGTGCTAGAGTCCTTGGGAGGAGAATGACCCCGCCGGGGGGTTGGGAAAGGGAGGCAGCACCACCATCTTAACACAGAACCAGCAGATAAAACCAGTGGCCTACTACCAAGGGGCGTTCACCTTTTACATGTCCCCCAGTGTCTCCCCTCCTGGGACCTCCTCCATCCACCCAATCtcctatccattcatccatccatccatccatccagcaaTCATGAACTGTACTCACTGTGGCCAACAACTGTCACGAGGttagaaatacaaagatgagCAGGACCCAGAAGCCCCCACGTGAAACTCCGGAACctcagaaaagggaagagaagaagcacccccagccccagggcctttgtggTTCCAGGTGGAAAAGGTTGCAGTGGTGACTTCGGCTGTCCCCCAACGCCACCTCAGGACAcctggcagtgtctggagacatttttggttgtcacaactggggtaTGCGGTCagtgctattggcatctagtgagttaggggccaaggatgctgctaaacaatGAAGAATTCGAATAAGGTCTGGCTGGAAAGGCTCAGAAGTCCCCAAAGATGGGCACAGAGTCCAAGATGGGTGAGCAGAGGTAGGGCGGGGGGCACCGCGGCATGTTGATGGGATGCTGCCTCCCCAGCCAGACCCCCGCCCTCTTCCAGGATGGCCCGGGTCCCCTCAAAAGGGACAGCTCCTGCATCTGGGCATCCGTTGATGTTGCCCAGTGCTACAATGCCAAGCAGGTCACTTCTCAAAAGTGAGGCCTTCACCGCCAGGACACGTGGTCTCGGGGGGAGGGCCACAGTCAGGGTTTAGTCAGCAGTGATGGGAATTTCGAACACACTCGGACATTTGCAGAACACTGGCTGTGACACAGCGCACCCGGGACGGTATTCTTGCCAAATCCTCACAGCTGCCCTAAGGGTGAGTTCCCATGGGAGtgccccatttacagatgaggaaaataaggcgtagagaagctaagtaacttgtCTGAGGGTTGTCCCGCCCGAGGAGGGACATCTAAACCCTGAGGGCCTATATAGCATAGCTGTTACCCCAAAGCGTGGCCCTGGCCTGTGGGCCGCACCTGGCGCAGGTGGGTGGTGGCCTGGGCGGCTTCCTCTGAGCCGTGAAATCCGAGAGGAGGAGCGTGGGGAGGgggtgtgctgggggtgggggcccgggAAGGGGTCGGAAAGCGAGGTCACAGCCCCCCGCTTCCTCTTTCCGGCCCACTCCACGTCCTCACCTGGGCGGGCCTGGATCGCCCACCGGCCAACAGCCCTCCTGGCCTTCGCCTTCCCTCTGGCCTTTGTGCGCtcacccccgcccgcccccccccccgaaggtgggggaggaggggccggaCTCCTGgatgcccctcccccttgctcaACCCTCCAGCCCACGACCTCACCTCGGGCCCACAGGCCAGGGGGCGCGGATGAACACCAGCGGATGCGGGGGATGCCTCCCCTGCTCCAGGCTCAGCGTCGGCCCCCGGCATGACATCCAGGGCTTGGCGCAGTGAATATTTGGTCTCGGGAGCTGTTCTCCTTTCTCGTTCTCGGTACgtgatctccccccccccccagctgagcCCCTCTGGGCTTTGTAAGTGGGGAGAGCGTTACGTGTGGGGACCTAGGTCAAAGCTGCCTTTACTGCTGTAGACAGTGGCACCGTCTGGGTTGGGGCCGGGTGGTCTCAATGGGGACTTCCTCCAGGAGTCGGGGCTGTGTGAGGGACTGGCGGGGGGACGGGAAGCAGCccgggaggggaggagaagcCTACGTGGCTGGACATTTCCCTTGCCACCCTTGCCCCCCCGGGACAGGTAGGGCTGCAGAAAGGGGCAATGCACCACAATGAAGGGGGAGGGGTGACAGGGAAGTGGGGGCCACACTCCTTTCTAATCGTCCTTATTTTATGGGAACTAAAGGGGACCTGAGCCTTCATCTCATTGGATGGAAACCAAGATGCCCACTGTGTGACCCAGACAGAGGGAGTGAGGACCTTTACAGACCGCCTGAGAACACCGAAACGTGGCCACCGAAAACACCACTTTCCGGTAAGTTGGTTTGTTGTACAGCATCCCCCAGCcttccctgcctctgcttcctGGGAGGTGAACTTTAGATGAGGTACCACTTAAGAAGAATCATGTAGACCTCCCTCAGCATCCTAGGAGTCCACCGCAGGCTCTCCAGAAGCTTCTAGAGCCAACTCTAGAGGGCGACCCAGACATAGAGCCTGGAATAAAGTCGAGGCTCTAGACACAGCAGCCAGCTTGGCATGCCTGCTAGGATACCAGAGGGCAACGCACCAGTTCTAGacatttctgcttctttttcaaCACCCTTCATTTGGGTGTGGTGGAGTTGTCAGAGGCCCCCGGCTCATCTGCCTTCTCTCTGGCTAGACCACTTTCTCTAGGGGCCCACGAACATGGCTGGAGCCAGTCTAGTTGGAATGAAagttaattcaaaaaaaaaaaaaaaaagctaaaaagctTGCAACATTGAGGACAAGATCTGAAAACCAGTCTCCACTGgagatggggtggagggggaagTCAGCAATGATGCATCTATAATTCCATTCACAAATtcatagtgggaaaaaaaaaaaaccaacttggGCCACACGAGATCCAGAGTTTGGCTTTATTAGACATCCGTGAAGACAGAGTTTGCAGGTACAATCTCGTCAAGTTTGAACAGCTGCAAGGTTCTGTGGAGTGTGAATTTATCCTGTAGTGAATGAATGAGACCCCGGTGGCTGATATTTTAGAATGAAATTCCATAGTCCAAGCAGATGAGAGATGTGACCTAACGGACAACGACGTTTATAATAGTCATCCACTTAAGTCATTTCCCAGCATAAATATGCAGCTCGACCACAGCGACGTCATCTCTACAACTGTGAAATTCGATCTTCAACTAATTATGCATTTTGACTCCCGTTTATATTGAGGCATGCGATTCTTTGCCACCCTGGCAATTAACCAGACCTAGACTCTAGAAGCTAAACTTGATCTAAATAACATCCTAGGGGTAGGGCAGGCTCTGTAATCTGGACTCAGTCTCAGTCATCACTCTGCAAAAGTGCCTGTATGTCTCCTGCCTTGCCTATCTTCTATGTCTGTCATTTGTCTG comes from the Panthera uncia isolate 11264 chromosome D2, Puncia_PCG_1.0, whole genome shotgun sequence genome and includes:
- the CD2H10orf82 gene encoding uncharacterized protein C10orf82 homolog isoform X1 produces the protein MESSSKTFMRHLPVTPGHSGFVPYLSCQESTSKDNMSHCLKTFQESTQRYKHQLEKFRCSVATARKLKPVCSEETVLRELHQYYRQYHPLSLGTGSRKPAPFPPGHKCRARQAPGDTESSTRAKSPECKHVKKPLQEPPIPGRAGYLPRARVTELGCATRYTVMARNCYRDFLDLVEQARKAHLKPYEEIYGVRSTQPPSAPSPKVLQHQGLLPKYPEFSIPGGGCPAHGRPLTEDPRPPVTCGCAQRSNMSCNGKIYLEPLSSAKYAEG
- the CD2H10orf82 gene encoding uncharacterized protein C10orf82 homolog isoform X2: MESSSKTFMRHLPVTPGHSGFVPYLSCQESTSKDNMSHCLKTFQESTQRYKHQLEKFRCSVATARKLKPVCSEETVLRELHQYYRQYHPLSLECKHVKKPLQEPPIPGRAGYLPRARVTELGCATRYTVMARNCYRDFLDLVEQARKAHLKPYEEIYGVRSTQPPSAPSPKVLQHQGLLPKYPEFSIPGGGCPAHGRPLTEDPRPPVTCGCAQRSNMSCNGKIYLEPLSSAKYAEG